The window AGATAAATTTTACCTGGTGTAGGTCATGTCATTTGAATACAGTAATGTAGCCTTCTTTCGGAAAAACTTATCTTTTTAAAGACTAACATCTTTATTGCCGATTCTTAAGTTTTCAATGCTTACTTTCAAAATTATGTTAAGTAATTTTTGAGCTAATCAAACAGTATTGAAATTATAGGTATACAAAAGGACTTGGCTGATCTTGCTAGCAGTAATGATGCAGAAAGTGAAAGTGACCTGAGGGAAAGAACACCAGATACTGAAGACTCCGGGGCCCAATCTCTTCCAGCGACTCAGGGCATGGCAACTTCACATTCAACGTTTAGAGCTGAACCACCTCACTTGCAGTCTTTCCGGTATGTCATTGTCCtacattttgatttttcactCCACTATATTATTCGTcatcagaaattaattaaaagtgtATAGGATTGACTGCATCAAAGATTGAAATGTCATCAGTGCACTACATAACATGGCAAATCTTAGTAAATTGTCTTTTGAGAACTATTTTGCATTAACAGTGTATCAAATTAGTTTCCCATTGGTTGATGGAGCTGTTGTCAGGAATTaggttaaaaatatttactaaaactatggtttatgaattttattcctgttccacCAGCATAGAGAATATTACACCATTTGATTGCTGCATGTTATGTTAAAAGTTTTTCtgtcatttacataatttcattttgtgtACTAGTCTCATGACTAGGTATAAACATATGGCAAGCATTTACAGTACATTTTATCAATTAATGGTATTGGTTTTAGGTTAGAATATGATTTATAGACTCTTGGTCATTTATTGCTggaacatatctctctctctctctctctctctctctctctctctctctctctctctctctctctctctctctctctctctctctctccagtcaattTAAGGTGTTTggttaaattatttattgataattaaaaataattgcaaaattactttggcacctcaacttaacagacaggTTGGGGCTTCCCTTTCTGGTAATTAGCAGAATCTGCACAGTAATAAATACTGGCATACTGTATAGCCTACATGATACAGTACCCTGTCGTTAATTCTCATAGCACTTCAATATTAAGTACTTCATGCCTTTCTTAACTGGtatttttgtaattgtcattcagtttaaaatattaattgtCTCATCATTTGATTTCAGAAATGTACTGCAAAATGAATTGCtactaaaaataaatgtgtgtacagtatttgtaCCTATTTTTGCTTatgatatatgtaaaatattgtacTCAAAACTCATCCAATATAAAAAACATAGTATTTTCGTTTTAAATACAAGTAATTCcaaatactttacaaaaaaaagtctcaggagagagagagagagagagagagagagagagagagagagagagagagagagagagagagagagagagagagagagagagagagatcccaatgCAAATCATGTGTGTGATAACTTGTACATACACCCACATACTGAAAAATGTATAACACTtcattactgtattgtattaagtacagtacaatacagtactgtactgcatcAGGCAAATGTCAAtaaaagtactgagagagagagagacacacaagtaaACATGCACTGAGTGCATAGTTAATTCTAACAtgatacttatatgtatgtatatacttcatacacacaaacatacagactgAAAAGAAGTGTGTACCACTgcatttctatatactgtatcaagtacagtacaatacatTATTGTACTGCATTAAGTAAATGTCAATAAAAGttctgtgtttgagagagagagagagagagagagagagagagagagagagagagagagagagagagagagagagagagagtgatggggGCACTTATCATTTCCCAATGCGAAGTATGTGTACttacagacacgcacacatacacagaccaaaaaatgaatgactgaagtGTGCAAGCAGTAGGGCACAATGGGTCACTTACAGGTTCAAATTGGAAAGTGTtaggtgtgtgtgtttcttcaaTGTCTGATACCTGTAAAACACTTACTGGGGTATTCCGGATGCTCTTGGTCCATTGTCTGGTAACCATAGTGTACTTAGTAGATTACTCCGATAagtgtgaaatatttatattaattttattgaactcTAGCTCGtccagtaaataataaaattttttaatcagaGGTCTGTTCAGTTGAGGTTCCACTGTATTCTTAAATAGTTTAATAATACCACAAAATTTACTGGGGTAGTCAgtagttttttgtagtttttgtagtGTGAGATACActgaaaagatatttaatataCAGGTATTTTTATGGTGTTACAAAAAATACTCCTAACACTTTTTTGTTTACAGTCAAAAACCATCGATTGGTCTACGTGATCCCAAGGCATCAGGTGACAGAATACGACGTGGTAGGATGGAGAAGTCTGAAAGCCAGAGTGGCACAATTGGAAGCAGACATATAACTGTTGCTGCCCTTGAAGTCCATAATGTCAAGAGAGCAATCAATCGATATGGCACTTTACCTAAGGGCGCAAGAATAGGTGCATACTTGGAGTCACTTAGACAAAGTGGGCTCTCACAAGGGGTACCTCCAACCGATGACCAATCTGCTGATCAAGATGAGCAGGAGCGTGGCCAACCTGAAGGACAGGTTGaccaagaagaaaataaggaattagATCAGAATGCTGTTTCAATGATCCGTAGTAATTCCACACAAAGTGGATTCCCTCCACAGTCACCACTCATATCTAGGTTAAGTCCTCGACTTCAGTCATTACGAGGTGATAAGCGAAGTAAAGAGCCATCATTAGCAGATTTAGAGTTTCCACCACCGCCAATGGATTTACCTCCTCCCCCTGATGATTTTATGGAAGAAAATCAGTCCACATCTATGGAGTTTCCCCCACCCCCTGGATCAGATCAAGGCATAGGGACATCTTCTCCAGAGTCTCGCAGGAGACTAGCTCAAAAGCCCATACCTTCGCCTCGAGGACGGCGAAAAACTGAGTATTCATGTATTAGTCCACAGAAGGTACCAACTCAACCTGCGCAAGACAGTCAACAAGGGGCTGGTGAAGGCTCAGAGTCTCCACAAGCTGAAAGAACTACACTTAGTATAACTCGTCAAAAGTTACGAGATTCAGAGGCTGAGAAGCCACCAGTCCGAACTAAGCCAAGCTTAGATTCTAATCTCGACAGTGATGTAAATGATAGTAGCCCAGGATCAAGGTTTGGTGTGAGTTTAAGACATCGTGATCAATCCTCAGATTCCTGTGACAGTTACAAGTCAACAGATAATCTTTCCCCAAGGGCACTGCTGAACAGTTCTAAAGTCAAAGCAAAATCTAGCACTAATCTTGCAAAAAGTCCTGGGTCTTCATCTGCAGATACTGAAGGTTTGCAGACTCCATCATCCCCAGTTGCAGATGAGGCTCAAACACCATCATCGCCTGCGGGAGGAAATGGCAGTCCCCCATCTGTAGATGCAGCATCTTTAGCCTCACGTGATGGTAGTATAGAAGAACTTTCATCAGAAGAGCCAAAGGTAGTTTTGGGATTAGGTATTAATCATGAGGTTAAAGAGAGTTTAGAGTTAAAATTGGTATCAGAGTTAAAGGAGGCCGATGATAAAAAAGAGCAGAGTTCTGAGTCTGTTGTTGTTGAAGAAGGTTCTCCTGATAGTCAGAAGAATCCTGCTGTACAACTTGTATCAGAGCTTTTTGAAAGTTTATGCCAAAAAACCAACAAATCTGGAGATTCTGCACGGATTGATAATGGAAATGTTGTTAATATTGAACAGAATACAAAAAGTGAATCAGAAAATACAATTGTAAAAGACAGTAGTAATCAGATAGGTTTTAAAGCTAGTTTAAAGAAagttaaaagtaattttgaaaagaaCAATTCTGATaaggaacaaaggaaaataaattttaaagctCAGCTTCGAAAGACAGATACCAGTAAGAGTGTAGATGATTGTTTGAATACTGAAAATGATCCACATAGCACTTTAATGGATTTCCGAGCACAACTTAGAAAAACGAATGTCgtaaaagatgatgaaaatgaagccAAAACTCCTGAAGAAGATGCTTCCCCAGCAGATCAgcaggaaaataatgaaagagtgTCAAGTCTAGTaaataagaagaatgaaaataatggaaagaatGAGCAGAGCTGTGACTCGGGAATTAAGAGTGATATTATGAGTGAAAGTGTGACAAGTATTCAGAGTGAAAAGCGTGATAGTATACCAGGTGAGAAACGAGACAGTGTACAAAGTGAtacattaaaagtaaatgaagaagAGGATGCCAAACGTTTTAGCTCAAGTAGCATAAGTAGTTTAAAGAAATTATGGGAAAAGCAGGATGCTGACAAACTTGCCAAGTCTGATCCTAATCAAACTAGTCCCAAGTATGCTCCTTGTGCATACAAACGGCCTGAATTGCCAAAGTTAATAAAGGGAGAAAAAGACTGTAGTACTCCTGACATTCCTCCTTTGAAAAAGACTCCCGAAGATGAAGGTAAAGTAGGGAAATTAGAAAAGAGGATGTGGCCTCCAGTGAGTGGTGAATCAGACCATAAGCCAAGTGATGGGAAGCCCTCTGTGCCTGTCAAGCCTGTGGTGAAGAGCTTTAAACTGCCTCCACCTCCTGCTGGAATTAAACCACCTCCACCAAAGCCAGCTGGAATATATGCTACTCCTTCTGTTATTAGGCCACCAACAGTTCCTGTTATCTCAGTAAAGAAAGAAGGGAAAGATAATGAAAGTAAAGAATCTAAGTTGCTGAAGGAATCTACGCCTCCTGCTACATCAGGAAATCCACCTCCAGCTACAACATCATCTGGAGGAACTCTTCCCAGTGACAGTGTTAGTGGTTCCTCTGGTAGTAGCTCAGAGAAAGCTGGTTTAATAGAGCAAGGAAGGGGTTTAGAAAGCTCCATTGCTTCTTTGAGATCTGAAGGCTCTACTGCCACAGTTGCAGCTTGTATTCAGTCTGCTCAGAAAGTGTCTGGCTTCCACCGTGCATGTGGAGATTACATGGATAACATTCCACCACAGAGTCGGTTTCATATGCGTGAATTACTTACCCGCCTTGAGTTACAAACTAGACAGCTACGTTCGGCAGGTGGACGCTCAATAGAACACAATGAAAAGCTCTTTTTAGAAATAGAAAACACGGTTAAAGACGTAACCAACACAGTACTGCGTTAGACCATAAAAACTAATAGAAACAATTGATTGCAGTTCTgtatattctgaatttttttataagaatactaAAGTGCTGTCTTCTGATGTTTTATAGAAGAGGAGTGGCTCTAGAAAATGGATTTTGTACAGTAGTTTTACAGGAGGTAAATATTGTTCATTGCTCATCAGTCCATAAAATGAAGTCATTACTCAGAATGGTAGTTGTGAGTAGGGGAGAGGATGCTGTGAATTCTGTATAGTTAAGCCTTGATATCACTATATGGTCCAGTGTAGATTCTCATTTTGAATGTGCTAATGACAATACTCTTGCATTTAAAGATGTGTGAAACTGTGTATTGTCTGGGGGTAAAGAGAggttcttttcctcctcttgctCTTGTGTTCTTCTTTGTGGAGATGCCATTCAGATTGAGGAATAGGAGTGAAATTTGTAAtacagtgaatttttaaaatactgtaattgtaaattatataaatttcaagaaCTGTTCACTATCCCATAGAActgttctttgttttgtaatattgtatatgaGACTGCTGAATGCCTGAATGATTAAATGGTTGCATATGTCTACAGCGTGATAGTACCAACCTGTTATGTTGTGTTTACATAactctgaattttattattacagtacgAATTTGATAGAAACATGAAAGGTCTTATTTAATTGGGAGAAAATCGTTAGTTTCATTAGGTAGCTTTTCGGGCATGAAGTTTTTCATTCAAAGGTGACAGCTATGTAAAGAGGATATTGATAAATTCTGGTTGGTGCTTTTGTAGCCTAGGTTGGTTGCCATTTTAATTGGGATATTACCAatgattggattttttttttccttttaaagtctGTCATTGATGTATTCTTAATACTGAAGGATTCATTGCTGTTTTATACAAATgctagtctttttttattatgtatttagaGATCAGCAGTGAATGATTGCCTACTCATTTTTTGGAAAGTGAATTAACACAGCCAGTGAGTGTGTTGTGGGTGCTTCTATGTCCATGGATCTTAATCAGGGACATGTTCTTTAGGACACAGTGCTGTGTATCTTTAAATAGCAAAACTTAAGTATATCTTCTGTTGTACAGCTGTTTACACATTTTCTACAATGCATAGTCTTCTGAGCTATGCTCATTTTACATAATGTGATGGCATTCCTACACTGTTGTATACATTTTTCCAAAGTTAAAAGTAAGCCATCATATGGTACAGTGCTTTGCCCTACAGAATACACCCCTTGTGCACTTTTCACTtaattctattaatatttttgtcaataCTTGTCAATTATGATCATTTGGAGCCTCAtactttgcttttctcttttgtatttccatcatgtattttatgttgttattgtGTTGTGCTACTCTTGGCTTTCCTGTTCCATTCTCTCAAATGTataataattcatcatcatcacatttcATCATCACTGACTTCATGATCACAGTTGTCACCATCATTATTGCTGTCATTTCATTGTCTTGGATTCATTCATGTAAGCCACATCCCattcataaaacttttaattagGCCTCTTCATTTTATTGACCTCATATTGAtagtgtacagtatttttattttttcttttctatgacATAGAGTTTTCTTACTCTTGGAATCTTGGTTGCTCGATGTTTCATAAAAAGAAGGATAATCTTGCCAACAAGCAGTCTTTGAGTTTAAAGAAGTGTTGTCGATAACTATGAAAGTGGATTTGATTTTGTGATATTAGCATGTCTTGTAGGCCCATTCTTTTGCGCATATATTGAAAAcataaggaataataaaaacaatggacAAAAACATAGCTGATTGTGTATTAAATGACATAAGTgttcttatgtatatgtatcaggTTAATTGACGATAcaatatgtataaaactgaacTGTATATTTAGGCTAGCAAATGGTTTGGAGTGTAATCTCTTCGGTAGAGTAGCATCATCAGCtatttgtgaatttattattGGTTATGTGAATAGGTTTATGCCatgtacatgaaaaaattattttctgaagtaATCCAAGCCTGTTTTTGTGCTGTTTTCCCCCTCCAACTCCTATGGAGTTGATAATGATGGGAGGGAACATTCTTGTGGTGTGTTTACATCTCTTTACATTTGTGGTTGATGATgcttgaataaaagaaagaaaactgaaatgttaaACATAGAGGTCAAAATGtattgtttgtttctgtgtgATGTTAACTACCTTTTACCGTCAAGGTACATAAAGTCTGCAGAGTGTCTACACTTGTGTGTCTTGGTTAGATACATTAGTAATGTAGATTTTTACTTTGGATGTGTAACATAATGTAAACTACTAAAAGGCCATTGGAATATTTCATATGATTTCAGAAATTTGCTCCATGGGATGGTCACATCATTTAACGaactatatttttatcacaagGAAATTTAAAGACAATGTAAGAGTTGGAGTAATTGGTCGTAAAGAAGCAATATTGCAATATGTTATTTCTAACATTGGAAATGGTAGTTAGGTTTTgggattttcaaagattttttaatGGCTTTTTAATACCCCCAGTTCATAATGTACAGCAGTTATTATGTCAAGAAGTATtatgaacatttatataaataaacttttgacAGTCATTTTTTTGAGAATGAgtaaaaatgttaataacatACTGTGATACTGCCTGCATTTCATTGAACCTTGTAAGATGAGAAAACTTGACCACAGATTACAGGTTTGTTCTTACAACTACAaacctcctcttccctctcctttctttccacattggaaaatgaatgaatgtttttcaTAGCTCCATGAGGGTGCAGGTACATCCAGTTTTACAGCATTTacaaactttaaaattttgtttgaaagctaatttttattttttggagtttctttttttgcatatatgATTATTGCAGTAATTATTGTAGGGTATATTATTGTGTTTTGAGGCTATGGTATCAGGGGTTTAATTAAGAATGCAAACTTGCatcagttaattatttttactttggtattattgttattcctatttttcttttgccaATTACGAATGCGACAGGTATGCAACAACTTCTGATCATTCAGGaataaatagattttaattttttaaagcatACTAAACTTGGTCAgtgaatattgtatttttataagattgtgtgtaattgcatttgtattttgtgggggctttattattataaagtaaattaGACATCAGTATATTGTTTGATGGGAAATTAATTTATGCAGTTGCTTGGGACTCACTTGAATTGTCTTGAGGTCTATTTTGGCAGTTTACTTAGAAAATAATCATTGAATTTCAACTTTGTGCCATTGAATGTCTTTTCTTAGCTATCCCCACACTTGTACGTCAGTGTATCCTTGCCTGGGGTAGCTGCCATATCATGAATGTTCAATGCACGCTCACTTAAATAGAAACAGAgtttcattttaaactgaatgCATTAGTATTGGATGTGGTACGCATCAAGTCATTCATCATTGCTACATTGTATGATAAATTCTCATATTCATTTGACTGAGTTCTTCACAGCTTGGTTACTGTAAGGAGACCGACTACAAGCATATTGTACAAACAGCTTTGGATCAAAGGATCTTTTATCCATAAAGGAAATCTAACAGGAAGTCTTTTTGTAGATCACTGTTCTAAGTATTGCGTATACAGAGCATCTTTAAATATTTctattgcatttgtttttttaaaatgagGACTTAGTTTACTTTCAGGTGATAATATACTTGTGTAACCAAATCCCAGATGTAAACCTTTGTGCAACAGTATTAAGTTGACAGTGATGTTAACAGTTCTGCAGTTATCATTATTTGGCCTTGACTGTTGTAGCTGTATTGTTATTGGCTAGTTTCATTTTGGATCAATGCTACAGTAACATTGCCTGTAAATGGAACAACACTGTCATCTGGCATATTGTGTTGTATATGTTCAATGTCACTTCAGTTTAATAATCTTAATTGTCAGTGAAGTTGATGCAAATGTATCATATCATTCAGTTCTCACAAATACAAACGTGATTTGAATAACATTATTGGCAGAAAAAGTCCCGGTCCAATAACGGTAAGTGAACCAGAACTCTGTGGCACATCTGTTAGCTTAAGGTGTGTGTTTGCTTCACTTCATTGCATATAAGGCCATTTTAGGCCTTAAAATTTTGGACCTGAAATTGTTTCAGTGGTTTGTTGTCAGCCTCAAAGTTTTACCAACTACATTTCTGACAGCATCCAGTTAGCAGTGGTTGTTGTACCAAGGATTTAAGGAAAACAGCCTTTCAAGTATTTCTTGGGTTGCTGTCATTTGTGTGGATGTGTGAAATTTAGCCTTTTTCTGAACCAGTGTTCAGTACAAGTAGAACATGGCTCGAGTTTCCCTTAAGGAGCTTTTGAACATTGTCCAGTTGACATTGAGTCACAAACTGAGGCTAAAGTTGTTACAGCGGTATCCCATTTgtgtcttttcatattttgggGAACAACTCTGTTAGAGATTGCATTTTTATCAGCTTTagagtaattatattttttactatatgtgaggaaaaatttaatgtttattaggTCTTGAATTTAAAGGAAGGTAATTCTGATCCACAGCAGTGCGTATCCACTCAATTGTGTTTATTCCCTTAGGATGTATTTGCAAGAATCTTATGCTATGTTGGTATACTGTGGAAAATGTCTTGTGCTATTGGAAATACCGTACATGTGAATAAagttttcaaggatttttttatgtgtatatatagaggcAGAGCATTATATGAGGGGAAACCTGTGGAGGGTGAGATCTTTTACataatgaaaactttctgtatatTAACGGTTCAGGCCAGAGAAGCAGCAACTAGGGTTTTGTTAGTAATTTATTTGCCAACATTCTGTGatttattttcatgctttcatgtcTTTGGTACCAACAGTGGTATACTCACATTTTTAtgaaacatatttaaatataatcaaataaaaagaaaaaactctgaaGGAGCTGGttcttttattactaatttttttcaaccttttactATGCAGTGCCTTTGCAGAATTATTACAAATGTTAACTAATGGAAGCAGAATAACAGGGAGGCTTATTTCATACAGGATGGCACACAACTGTAATTTAGATACTGTGACAGAACGTGGATGCTTGTTgtatctaaataaaataataataaatatgtcttgaaaattaatgttactgAAAACAGAAGAATTATTGGAAAAACCGTATTATTCTTTAATATGGATAAATGTGATAGAGAAGAAATACTAGTGAGAGATGCAAgataatattacatataataaagaAGTACACATTAATCACTCTTAGTAAGAGGGGAAAACAGTCGAGGAAATCCCTAATGCAAACACACCTGGAGGGGGTGTGGTTAGTAAATTCAAGTTTGAACTCTTAACCATTCTGCAGCAAATGCTTTCTCATGTCTTGTCAGCTTTTTACATTGAAGAGACCAGAAGGAGTAATAACATAAAGGCAGGGACTGTGATGCCCTACAATATCTACAATATATACAGCAAAGAGATGGATGTTGTTATTTGATAGTAGTACGGTCATGGAACTTTTCATCATGTACTTTAAAATGCTTTTGTCCTAATTCTTCAGATACATgcacattattataaattttttttagaaatattaaggCACATATCAGGATACTCTTGAAAGTATACTTCAATCAACATAACAATACTGAAAAACATATGACTTTTCATCAGATTCATGGTATGTTCATTTCccagttttaaaattattaaccaaacaaCATACATTTCAAAGGAATGATGTGTTTATGGATGGAATTCTCTTTCCTCCATGATTCCTTGTCCTTTTATGGAGGAAGAAGCATGGCAAGTGGTAAATTCTGATTTATTCACATGAATTTATTGACTGATATGTTcgtacagaaatacaaaccatcaccttttatgtgTAAGCTGGAATTGATCATTGAAAAATGGAAACAGGTGGGTAAATTGGGGGAACCCCCACTTACCTGCTGTCACCTAACATCTCTTCGTCAGTCACTGTCAAGTGACAATGTCTTGCTATACTCCAGCTGACTGCCAATTTGAAAGTTAGTTTTTTCTTCTATATGAATGATATTTCTTGTGAATTATGGATGGGCTGAAGAGGAATCAACAGCTTAGGTTTAAGGGACACTAGCGTGTGGTTGCTTCATGACTTGTGTGTCTGTGGATCCTGCTGATATTGTTCATTCCATAGGGGTAGGGCTTGCAGTCCTGAGGGAGAGTTTAAGTTGGTGCCTTTCACTGTTGGATTGGTTAGGGAACAAAAGGAGGAAGAACACTAAAATGACTTTGGTTACTGTTCCACTTTGTACACCTCCGGCCTGGTTCCAGGGAGGTAATGAGTGGGAAGGCGGGTGGTCAACGCATCCTCTTGTCTAATGACTTATGAGTCACTTATGCATGCTGGGCTCTCCCCAGGTGATACCCTGATGCATGCATGCATCTCACCATCCCTGCTACGTAGGCTGCTCCAGGGATTGACAACCTCAGTTGAGTACTTCTGGCAGATGTGGTCTTCCTTTGGTATTCCAGGAGCCCATCATTTGCTTCTTTTCTGGATCACTTAGCCTTGACTAAGGATCTTCATATGCTGTTGCTGCACCTGTGGCATCAACCATGGTTTGTGCTCCATCAGTATCTGCTTCCTCACGTCAACCAGTTCTTATCTGTTAGAGGAGAGTAAGACACGTAGGAGTGAAGCGAATAGATGCAGGCACacttattcctcttcctccttttcgttggcctcttccttcccttcttcatTTTCTACTTCTTCATCTTGCTGGAAGTAGGAGAGTTAGTCCAAGGATCCCTCTCATGAGAGGTCTTGCTGGACTTAAAGTGAGTGTCTTAACCCTTCTAGGGTCTGTAGTGGTGTTTGCTCACCTGCAGGTGGGGGCATCTACCAGAGGGAGAGTTGAATCGGTGGTTCCTGAGTGTGCCCTACTAATGATTACTTGTCTCACCTTGACCAGCTCTCCTGCACAATTATAAGAGAATAAGACACTTGTATGTGGTGTTAACTCACCTGTGGGTAACCAAATGCTCCATATGAGTGTGCATAATAGCACTCTCCAGTGGCCTCTATTAGTTCAGCTTTAGTTCAGCTTTTGCCAATCACAGGGAGTTTTGCAGGATGGATGACCACAATCCAGAACCTCATTCTGTCCATGGCTTATTGATTGGTACCGTTGGAACTGATTGTGCACCACTTTCCTGTGAGCAAAAACAGGGGCAGGTGGAGTGTCATCTTCTCTTGGGAAAGGATCATTCTTGCATTTCAGAGATACAGTACAGGACCTGAGGGTCCTACTCTGTCAGGACTCCAGCAGGTAAGATTTGGatcaacattttaaaaagatttttgagCTCTTTTGTCAGCATACTGATTTGGGGGAGGTAATCCCTGCTCCTCATCTGAACCAGTTGAGCTCACCCTTGGGTGCATTCTTGAAATGAAACTGCTGTTCAGACTACCGTGGTCATAGCTAGCTTGTATTTTGGACTAAGTGAATGGTCTTACCTTTGAATCAGAGAGTTCTCTGTTGTCTAGCAAATCGAACATGCTCCTTAACTCACTGTTGATAAACTAGAAGAGATTCTGTGAGCTTGGGAATGCCAAGGCTATGCCTTGCGGTTGGACTTCTCAGTCCGTGAATAAATGAACGAACTCCCCATAGAGACTCCAACAGGTAGAAATGTCCCCATTGGCAGTGGAGTCAAGAACCAAGGTCACCTTTCAGACAGAATTATGGCTCGGATTTTTGTTGAACACACTGGTTAATTTCGCCATCACTGC of the Macrobrachium rosenbergii isolate ZJJX-2024 chromosome 16, ASM4041242v1, whole genome shotgun sequence genome contains:
- the Abl gene encoding tyrosine-protein kinase ABL1 isoform X4, producing the protein MKLVGCGANYDRDGEFVGETLLDGDVGETLLRGVHAGERILLTKNVGNMLLKGVDVGDSLIRKNSGRALQKGVPGVGEVPERKNVGESRLRYGGEDLSKKVRNSGDRTELSDLNNLSKTCKNDGGLRRPSEASSIFRRVAKDHQPQISERKRNLPGVDGDQSGGRVNREAHPRDKGNEGNVKSGECSNEKHLMKTVAAKVFASRSFRSKEEDDAPHKKKKVRERSFLRHHKDRFQKPQGKDHLPAKTQSDLQPRSCSEGSRLSGQVTERRRGEQVRVLSYNKSGEWCEAHAPSGEVGWVPSNYITPVNSLEKHSWYHGPISRNTAEYLLSSGINGSFLVRESESSPGQRSISLRYDGRVYHYRINEDENSKLYVSSEFRFNTLAELAHHHSQHADGLITQLLYPAPKRNKPTVFGLTPAEPDEWEIERTDIAMKHKLGGGQYGDVYEALWKRHNIYVAVKTLKEDTMALKDFLEEAAIMKAMKHPNLVQLLGVCTREPPFYIVTEFMTRGNLLDYLRNCSHDEVNEVVLLYMATQVASAMEYLEERNFIHRDLAARNCLVGENHLVKVADFGLARLMRDDTYTAHAGAKFPIKWTAPEGLAYNKFSTKSDVWAFGILLWEIATYGVSPYPGVDLTNVYHLLESGYRMDCPQGCPTRVYDLMKQCWLWNAGDRPTFSHIHHALETMFQETSITEEVEQQLAAGGGRRVRGTSSGPHQQWNEEQLPTSPRTSSARQRSNKNKHGAVEEGSSPNLPREVRPSPGILSARSTVVQLRRTTNKKGKQAPAPPKRTSSFRDSTCTDQELPGGMAGDELNEFNGIQKDLADLASSNDAESESDLRERTPDTEDSGAQSLPATQGMATSHSTFRAEPPHLQSFRQKPSIGLRDPKASGDRIRRGRMEKSESQSGTIGSRHITVAALEVHNVKRAINRYGTLPKGARIGAYLESLRQSGLSQGVPPTDDQSADQDEQERGQPEGQVDQEENKELDQNAVSMIRSNSTQSGFPPQSPLISRLSPRLQSLRGDKRSKEPSLADLEFPPPPMDLPPPPDDFMEENQSTSMEFPPPPGSDQGIGTSSPESRRRLAQKPIPSPRGRRKTEYSCISPQKVPTQPAQDSQQGAGEGSESPQAERTTLSITRQKLRDSEAEKPPVRTKPSLDSNLDSDVNDSSPGSRFGVSLRHRDQSSDSCDSYKSTDNLSPRALLNSSKVKAKSSTNLAKSPGSSSADTEGLQTPSSPVADEAQTPSSPAGGNGSPPSVDAASLASRDGSIEELSSEEPKVVLGLGINHEVKESLELKLVSELKEADDKKEQSSESVVVEEGSPDSQKNPAVQLVSELFESLCQKTNKSGDSARIDNGNVVNIEQNTKSESENTIVKDSSNQIGFKASLKKVKSNFEKNNSDKEQRKINFKAQLRKTDTSKSVDDCLNTENDPHSTLMDFRAQLRKTNVVKDDENEAKTPEEDASPADQQENNERVSSLVNKKNENNGKNEQSCDSGIKSDIMSESVTSIQSEKRDSIPGEKRDSVQSDTLKVNEEEDAKRFSSSSISSLKKLWEKQDADKLAKSDPNQTSPKYAPCAYKRPELPKLIKGEKDCSTPDIPPLKKTPEDEGKVGKLEKRMWPPVSGESDHKPSDGKPSVPVKPVVKSFKLPPPPAGIKPPPPKPAGIYATPSVIRPPTVPVISVKKEGKDNESKESKLLKESTPPATSGNPPPATTSSGGTLPSDSVSGSSGSSSEKAGLIEQGRGLESSIASLRSEGSTATVAACIQSAQKVSGFHRACGDYMDNIPPQSRFHMRELLTRLELQTRQLRSAGGRSIEHNEKLFLEIENTVKDVTNTVLR